The window GTGCTCTTTCTCCCTTCGGCAACATCAATTATGCCCGCTCAGTTTTCGCTCAAATCCCACACCCCAACATTTTCTCTTGGAATTCTCTAATCAAGGGCTATTCCCAGATTCATACCCTCTCCAAAGAAcccatttttttgttcaagaagCTTACTGAAACAGGGTACCCTGTTCCCAACTCCTTCACGTTGGCTTTTGTTCTCAAAGCTTGTGCGATTGTTACAGCGTTTGGAGAGGGTTTACAGGTTCATTCCCATGTTTTAAAAGATGGGTTTGGCAGTAGTCTGTTTGTTCAAACTTCGCTGGTTAACTTTTATGGAAAATGCGAAGAGATTGGGTTTGCTAGGAAGGTGTTCGAGGAAATGCCTGTGAGAAACTTGGTGGCTTGGACTGCGATGATTAGTGGGCATGCGAGAGTTGGAGCAGTTGATGAAGCTATGGAATTGTTTAGGGAGATGCAGAAGGCTGGGATTCAACCGGATGCGATGACTCTAGTGAGTGTCGTTTCGGCTTGTGCTGTGGCGGGGGCCTTGGATATTGGCTACTGGTTGCATGCTTACATtgagaaatattttgttttgactGATCTCGAGCTTAGCACTGCACTTGTGGATATGTATGCTAAATGTGGATGTATTGAGAGGGCAAAGCAGGTTTTTGTTCATATGCCTGTGAAAGATACTACAGCTTGGAGCTCCATGATTATGGGCTTTGCATATCATGGACTTGCACAGGATGCTATAGACGCGTTTCAACAAATGTTGGAAACTGAGGTAACGTTCGATGATGTGTAAGTTTGTTGTAggttaataaattttaaaaagcatCACTTACGTTTATGAACTAATTTTTTGTCTAATAAGAGTTAACACTGATACAGCATCTTAATTAGATTAGTAAGTGATGGGTTTACATGAACAAGAGAATAGGCCTactgaagaaaatgaaggaagacagtaaaaaaaaaattagtgacCAAGTAGGCTAAATCCATTCTAAATAATGTAAATCAACTTTGCAACCATAAGAGAACTCTAATTACACGTTTCTTCTTTTACAAGTTCATCTTCTCAGCGTCAGTTCTGGTTCTTGTTTGGTACAAGTTCTGGGTTTTGACAGTTATGCACATATTAAGataaatcttattttcttgCTTTTGTCAATTATTTTCAGTGGTGGTTTTCAGGTGACGCCGGACCATGTGACTTTCCTCGCTGTTCTATCAGCATGTGCTCACGGTGGACTTGTCTCTCGAGGTCGAAGATTTTGGTCACTCATGCTTGAATTTGGCATTGAGCCATCAGTTGAGCATTATGGTTGCAAAGTTGATTTACTATGCCGATCAGGTCTTGTTGAAGAAGCTTATAGGATCACTACGACAATGAAAATCCCCCCAAATGCTGCAACTTGGCGGAGCTTGCTAATGGGTTGCAAGAAGAAAAAGCTGTTGAATCTAGGCGAGATTGTTGCCAGGTATCTTCTTGAACTAGAACCCTTAAATGCAGAGAACTTCattatgatttcaaatttgtattctTCTCTTTCACAATGGGAGAAGATGAGTGAACTAAGAAAGGTGATGAAGGAGAAATGCATTAAGCCGGTACCGGGTTGTAGCTCGATCGAAGTTGATGGTGTTGTTCATGAGTTTGTGATGGGTGACCAGTCCCATCCTGAGGTGAAAATGTTGAGAGAGTTTATGGAAGAAATGTCGATGCGAGTCCGGGATTCAGGGTATAGGCCAAGTATTTCAGATGTACTTCACAAAGTTGTGGATGAAGAGAAAGAATGCGCTTTAAGTGAGCATAGTGAGAGATTTGCAATTGCATATGGGCTACTCAAAACTAGAGCACCTATTGTGATTAGGGTAGTGAAGAATCTGAGGGTGTGTGTAGATTGCCATGAAGTGATCAAGATAATCAGTAAGTTATATGAAAGAGAAATTATTGTACGAGATCGAGTTCGATTCCATAAGTTCATAAAGGGTACTTGCTCTTGTAAGGATTTCTGGTGAATggtgttcttttattttctttcacgcataatctttttccttccatttttagATTATGTCCTCTCCCTGCCTCTCACATCctctattatttaaaaaaaaagttaaaatcttGAAGCAGATCATacaataagaaataaaactagaaaaataaacatatgggagttaatatgaaataaaactataaaatataaaattaagagaaacccataaaaaataaacctggTTAAATTGCAGATTAATATTCGTAAGATTAATCAATTTAACTAATACTATGAATTTAGAGCTTAATAATCCCTAACAAAGTATTAAAACCAAACTCATTCCCATAACACCCACTTTAGATTGCCTTTGATTCGTTGGATTAGGGCAAACATGATTAATTTGAGGAGATTCTCTGCACCTCGGCATGCAGTTAAGTCCAAAGACACTGCCATCTGCCAAGAACTTCATTCTCTGAACTACTCCAAAACGACAAACAAAACTCGATCGTTttgtttccttcttcttcaaccactccacaaataattaatttcaatctCAAATATTATTCCAAAAAATCGAAActctttcatttgaatttttttgtatcCGTAAaacaattgtattttctttttatttataacaatttcaGCTATCAATTGGCATGTGTAATGGCATGCACAATTCATAAATTacaccaaaaaagaaaaccactAAATCAATTCAACATCATCAAAAATCCGCCGAATGAAACACATTCTCCGCATCAAAACTCCCATCCATGGCCACCGTCTTCATTCCATATGCCGTCACTAGCTCCGTTGAGTGTCCGCCGTCGTACGCCTGAAAAATCTGGTGCAAAtaatggtggtggtggtggtggccGTCGGAGTCGTGATCGGAGGGAGGATGGTAGTAGAGCCGTGCAGTTTGAGGACAGTGAGAGTGAAATCTCGCCGCCATTCTTACTCCTACGTCCAACAATTCAACGAATTTCCCCATCGACCGGACCTTCTCTGCTgttgattttcctttttgtttttgtgatgatgagagagaaagggaatggagaagatgaagatcgAAGGGAGCGAAATTGGGCATTTATATAAGCCGTTGATTTTTGCGGTTTCGTTTCTCTTTCGTTTTTGTACTTCTCTTCTGCAGTTGAGGGCCTGTATTTGTCCTTATTTGCTATCTTTCCCCTGTGGATTCCGTTATTTCTATTTGTGGCCATGACTTGAGTCAAATTTGTGAAAGTAGTAAAGTTGTTGGGTTTTTTTATACGAAGAAGATGCAAAAATTATGTAAAAGCTTataataattcttttcttttcttatataaataaaaaaaaattgagaagatTGTGAGGGAAATAGTTTAGGGactatttattttccaatattgaaatagttttaaaacttttgttttcaaatttagaacgTTAAAATTTATACTAGAAGTCATGTATATGATGTACGACTTCATACATGAAATACACCTAATGAATAATATTGACATGTTAGCATATATAAATGAAGTTGTGTATCGTATctacaattttactttatcaTGTACTGAGTATATGACTTCACTGttctatttttgtattttttttcctttattaataataattattaaatatctatGATTTGAATGCATGTGTCTGGATATGTATTTGGATTactaatatgtatatataaccTGTAactaaatgattatttaatgAAACGGAAGAAAACAAGTAATACTAGAttaacaatattaattaatttttttaataataaataattttatatagctaagataaattatttattaattaataagacTTCGTTCATTTCATATGTACAAAAAGCCCATAAAGTTTTAATATTCTCGGAATAATAATATCACAAATGTGAAggaggaaaaagagagagggcATATGAATAAATATGGGAAATGAAGGAGACAAGAGGAAATGTGGGTTTTGTTTGGTattattgaagtttgaaagggcaaaaaaaaaagggtccAACTTGAAGGCTATGAGACTTGAAATTGTAAGGGTTGCGTTGAAGTTTCGCGTCTGTGTTGACCTAACCATTGATTCTTTCAATTTCCACGTTTggccatttctttttcctttccttcttcAACAACTTCGAGAAACGTGGACAACGCTtcacttcaaatatttattaaactatcaaatatacatataaattcattaattgattttattttctaggTTCTATAAAGTAAAATGACACTTTTAGTTTCTGTAattctaacaaatttaaatggtccgttagttaaaaaaataacgtGACATTGCACAtgtggctttttttttttaaatttttgttttgatgtgaatcttaaatttgagaaatagagaaaatataaactataaaattgaGGAAGATTAGTGTAAtggtaaaagaaattaaaatatttacaaaagagAAGATTTCAAGTTTTTTCTACCATATAAGatatgaaaaatcaaaattttatcgtgaacactaaattaaaatattgcaTATGACATATGACCTAAATACCCCCAGTAGTATGTAAAAACCCTTCCCGCCATATCGTAATCCCTCCAAAATCTTAGAGCTATTCGTTGGAGAAGGGCGGTGCCGTTACCATGTCCGGCGGCCGTTCGATTACCGTCCTCAATGTGGCAGAGAAGCCATCGGTGGCAAAATCTGTCGCTACCATACTCTCCAGGAACCAGGGTCTACGAGTTCGCGATGGTCGCTCTCGCTACAACAAGATTTTCGAGTTCAACTACGCCATTCGAGGCCAGTCTTGTAATATGATCGTCACTTCTGTCACTGGCCACCTCATGGAGCTTGCTTTCGAAGAACGGTACCGCAAATGGCATTCCTGCGACCCAGTCCAGCTCTTCCACGCTCCCGTCCACAAATTTGTCCCCGAGGTTTGTTTCGTTTTCTTCCCACTTGCATTTTCCTATCCCTTTCTTCCTAGACAGCATTGTCTCGTTTGATGTTTGCATCATGGATACCTATAGACGCATTTAATATATAGCATTCAGTGTATTGTTAGTTTAGCTTGTAGCAGTTTCAGGTAGGAAGACCAACGGTTTTTAGTATTAGCCTTATTTCAGACAAAAATTCCGTGTGAGGATCGGCGCTATAAGCCGATAcatttgttttaatccatttCTATGAAAATGTTCCTCCTCTTTGCCTCGAAGCGGTCCTGGATCATTCTCTCTCTGATCTTAGTTAGGCAAGTTTCAAGTGGCTGTTCTTGATTCTAATCAGTGCATCTTCCTATTGGGGTTACCACATCAGAGTTGCAGTCAGCGAAGGTTTTGCTTGACAAGCAGCTGAAACATAATCTGATGGGGGAAGGGAACCATGGGATAAATGAGCAACGACCTGGAAGACCCTCTCGCTATAGGAGGATAAAAATGTATATCTGGCGATATAGACACTTGCACCGCCAAATAGGAGGTGAGGTGTACTGGAATTATAGAAGTGGAATCAAATATCTGAAAAAGTGAATTGTGTTAAAAGTAAGTTTTCCAACACCGTAATCATCTTGTAAAGGTTGTTGAAGAAATTGGCACAAAAGAGACAATTacttagaagaaaatatgaggaCATTTGAgagaatattttttcattctctgGATACAAACTCACTCACTTTTTTTCACTTTGAGGTTGTCTTACTCTTtagcttttctttctttctttctttttttcttttttgattgACTTACATGCACGCACGAGATCCTTGTTGTCCAAGTAAGGGGTCTCTCTAGGTTCTTCTTGGATTCTACATATATTCTTAGCTATTTCTAGGGGTTTTCCTTGTTTAAAGGAATTCTCAGAATTCTTTGGAGCCAAAAGCAGGCATAAGATATTTCTAGATCTTTTTTTTGAGATACCTGTTTGCATTCTTATAGATAATTCTAGAGATGTCCAATATTTACACTCAAGCTATTATTGTAGATACTTTAAGAAGGttctaaaaaagttattgTTGCCTTCTACTTTGACAAAGGCACAAAACGATCGGTAAAGGTAAAGCTACCCAGTAGCCAAAGGGAAGAATATGTCACACTAGCTAGTTTGCCTATATTTTTGAATgttatttctctttatttgGGAAAGCCAAGAGATCATTGACGAGAATTCAGATTACTGAGTAAACACGTAAACAAGGCtttaataagattttaaaCAGCTCCATGAAACTAACCGCAATCTTGAGTTCTCTACGGTTATCTTACTTTTACTACTACATCCCCATGCGAGTTAAAGCTATTGACAATGCTCTAATATCTAACCTTGTCCGCTCACTTGCATTCTTGgacttctatttatttttatttttaatgttgcATGTGGATTGGATAAAGTGGAAAATATTGAGAAATCAATCTTCACCATTAAATTGGATTGATCAATATGTGGCAAGAAGCAGAGACCTATAGGCTTCCATCAATATCTTGGAACGTGTACTCCAAAAACTTTAAGAAACATTTTATTGTGTTAAGAAATCTAATGCTCTCCTGTAGCCCCTCCCATTTGTAAAATTCTGTTGACCTATAAAAACTTGGCTTGGCTTggaaatttttttccttttgttgatCACTCTCCTTCCACATCCAATCACCatctagtaaatattttgtaaccTCATCAAGTAACTTTCACCCTGCAAGTCCCATATCGCCGCATGGGCATGTCACTAAAATTCACGTCATGGCAGAAAGGTCTCTAAGGTCTGGTATTGTAGTCCCTGCAGTTTATGTCAAGTTTTGAGCTGGATTTTCATTGTGGTTAAAACTGTTTTTAGGACAAGTTGGATATAAAGAGGACTTTGGAACAAGAATCTAGAAGGGCTCAATGGCTTGTCCTTTGGCTTGATTGTGATAGAGAAGGAGAGAATATTGCATTCGAAGTGGTGGAAGTTTGCACAGCAGTAAATCATCATCTTAACATTAAGAGAGCTCACTTCTCTGCTTTGATTGAAAGGTTCCACATTTTAAATCTTGTTTCTATTTTGCTATGTGGTTTTCAAAGGTTCATTACTGATTACTTCTACATTGTGAATGGCAATCTTGAGTTCAGGGATATTCACGATGCTGTTCAAAATCTTGTCCAACCAAATAAATGGTTTGCTGATGCAGTTGATGCTAGACAAGTAATTGCACTTCGGGCAGAACTTCCATTTTGTTGTAATTGTTTACTGCTATTATTACGGTTACTTTTATACTTGCAGGAAATTGATCTAAGAATTGGAGCTTCTTTCACTAGGTTCCAAACTCTGCTGTTGAAAGATGCATTTAATATTGATTCTGTCACAGATGACAGAAATATTGTTTTGAGTTATGGGCCATGTCAGGTAAGTTGTAGGTGCATGAtttactcttcttcttcctcccctatctctctctctctcaaactTGTATTACATCGTTGCTGATGCGTAACTGTATGCCTTCTTACTTCCTTTCGTCCTTAGTTTCCTACTCTTGGCTTTGTTGTTGAGCGGTACTGGGAGATTCAATCCCATGAGCCAGAAGAATTTTGGACAATCAACTGTTCACACAATTCTGATGATGGGATTTCTACGTTTAGTTGGACGTAAATTGCTGTTGACttgatttatttgataattttaatattttcccGTCAACTTTAACTGTTGGTGATTATTAGGTTTATTCATTTTGCAGAAGAGGGAATCTATTTGATTATACCTGTGCTGTTGTATTCTATGAAATGTGTGTACAAGAATCCACTGCTACAGTGAGtatgttgaaattttactTGGTGTATAATCCTTAATGCATGCTGTTTCTGGATTTATAATCTTTCAATTCTATTTAGGTTGTAAATGTTAGACGACAAGAGACATTAAAGTACCCTCCTCATCCATTGAATACAATTGAGCTTGAAAAACGAGCTTCACGGTACTTCCGAATGAGTTCTGAACACACCATGAAGGTTACAGCCAAAATTTTGTCTTTGCTTCATTATTAATTCATCATGCATGCTGGAACTCCTTTCTGTTGTAGTACTCCCTTCTGTTCTGGGCTCGGTTTTTTATGCCtgtgtattctttttttttttttctcattaaagTTGTGTTTTCATCAAAAAGGGGAAAACTTTTTTGCTTTATCTTACGTAGTTTGCATTCATCGacttatttcatttcatttagcCTTTTGAGTTTCTTatagaaaatgttttaagGAAATTGCTATAATAGGTAATAAATAATGATTctcttgtttgttttgttgtaaCCTTCATAAGATTCTCTTGTTTTTGTCATCGCTATTTAGTTtgcttttgaactttttttcatGTTGGTAATAAAGAAGCCctttgttttggttgttttaAGGTGGCCGAAGATCTATACCAAGCAGGTTTCATTAGTTATCCTCGTACAGAGACTGATTGCTTTTCTCAAAGGACTGATCTTCATGTAGGTATACGTTTTGGTGATGGTCTCTGCTACCAATATCGCTggcatttttttcttactcttttattattatttattattatattgagGAAATGTTTTCTTACTTGAGCAAACAGTTTTAAGGTTGAATTATTTGGCTGAACTTTTAACTGAAGTAAATTTAAAGAACGGTTGTTGGAGTAATGTATTTATTGTGAGATAAAATGTGTAGAATACTTTTGAGCCTTTACTAACGTTGCATTTGAACAAGGCTCCTTAGTTTTTGATGAGTATAGCTCAAGTGGTCATAATAGGGTGTAATAGGTTCACAACTTCTCCGGTTCTTTTAGTACATAAAATtctatgttttgtttaatCGTAAGCTTGCTAATTTACTTGAAAGTCAGTCTATAGCTATTAGTTATGcataactttcaatttacAAATGGATATTTAACTTTATCCATGGAATCATGGAattttttagtgaaaaatggaaaagatgTCTAATGTGTTCAACTTTGTTCTCTTTAGCTTGTTGAGTTTAATTGGTGCTTAAGAACTTCAATAATATAGGGTATTGTGCGAGAACAACAAGAACACCAAATATGGGGAGCATATGCACAGAGGTTGCTAGATCCGGAATCAAGACTTTGGAGGAATCCTAGTGGTGGGGGGCATGATGACAAAGCTCATCCACCTATTCACCCAACAAAGTTCTCGGCTGGGGAACGTGGATGGAGCCAGGATCACCATGTAAAAGCTTTTGATTACTTGTCTGTTAAATTGCATATCTGTGTTTGTTTTGGTCCTCGTATATGACAATCTTGTTGTCCTTAGTCATCAATAATCGTAAGATTTTTTCTTCACAGAGATTATATGAGCTAGTCGTTCGTCATTTCCTTGCATGTGTATCACAGCCAGCTGTAGGTGCTGTAACTACGGTTGAAATTGATATTGCTGGTGAATTGTTTTCTACGTCTGGGAGGATGATACTAGCAGTGAGTTCACATAAAATTTCtgaatcttttatttttttaagaggGCTAATAGTATTTTGAGGTAATGTGATGTAGTTACACAATTAAGGTGTTAGTTACAGTTAGGTATTAGTTGTTATCCCTGTTACATTCTGTTTTCTTTAACTAATCAGTTGAAATAACTGATTAGTTACACCCAAACAACTGATTGTAAACTACCACTCACATCTATAAATAACCAATCTTGGTTGGTTGGTGAATTTGCTGCTAATGAGGTGGCACAAGAGATTTTATTTAGCCTCTTGAAAATCTTGTTATTGTAAATGGAAATAAGAAATGTTAACTAAAAGTTGGTGCTACCAATGGTAAAGGATATTCTGCAACACTAACTACAAATTAGTCATATTAccatgtttttaaattgaaaacagCATCGCattatttgcaaaataaatatatagtagGACTGAACAGTTGGCCAAGTTCTgatgtctctctctctctctctctcacgtGAAGTATTGGTGGTAAAGAAGTTCTTCCACGTAAAATTCTATCTAACTCATTAAAATCTTGGTTTTGTTTGATGTGATTGCTCCTTGACCAGAGAAATTACCTGGATGTTTACCGCTTTGAATCATGGGGAGGTTCAACTATTCCAACCTACGTTTCTGGGCAACAGGTTTCTATTCACTCATTACGTTTTATATTGATTAGTCTATTATGGTAGTCCTGGTCCTGCATATGGTTGCCTTTGAGCAAATCAACGTGTTCATTCATTATTCATAATTCATACTTTCATATATGGGAAAGTTACATGcaatgatttaaaaataataattttccttaacaacaacaagaacaacattattattattattttttggttttgtttctcTGCATGAAAAATCACGCTTTtacatagaaaataaaaggatatGCTACAGGTAATACAAAATACCAGTCAAGTTTTGTACCAATAATATTTATTCAGCATATGGGGAAGGAAAGTATTTCTTGTCCAAACCAGATTATCCTTTATATTGAcccaaaactaaattataagtttttgagtttattataattgatCATGATGGGGTAAATGGCGGCATCATTTACTAGAATAATGATTTAGAGTAACAAACTCTTGGTTGAAAACTGAAGTACTTTGGTTgcaaatttgaaactttaatCTTCTTGCATACCTTTGTGATTGAAAATTCTAATATCAGgtcaataactaactaagaggtcGTGGATTCATTCAATTCATGGTGATCACTTACCTAGGAATCAATTTCCTACGAGTTACCTTGACACCTAAATGTTGTATGGTTAGGCGGGTTGTCTCGTGAAATTAGTTTAGGTGCGCGTAACTTGGCCCAAACACTAacggatataaaaaaaaattattagccaatagttttctttaatctcttattagaaataagaagaaattttagaatatcacAAACAATAGGTCCATTGGTCTATCATTTGGTGGCAATTAGGTTTATTTACTAATGTTTTTACTTTCCATTTACTGATTGTCGACGATACATCTAACAACTCTTATGgctaaaacaaaatcaataaccaAGATTTAATTGAGGGAATTGTTTGGCCTTCTGTTTGAGGAGGTTGAActtagcttcttcttcttattttttttttagagcaGGTAATTAAAGGTGTCAATAACTGTATCTTTTGTGGCCGTTTCTTTCACAGTTTGTTCCAACAACATTAACCCTTGATTCGGGTGTCACTAGACCACCTCCCCTTCTGAGTGAAGCTGATTTGCTTTCTTGTATGGATAAGGTAACTGAGATGCGTTTGCTAACTGAGCAAATTCTGGGATTTGAACTTTGAACCTGTATGCTGGACTAgaatttattttgcaattgAATGGTGAAGCCTTTATCTTTGAttaagttctttttttgttcGTTATTTAAGGAGGGAATTGGTACAGATGCAACAATGCATGACCACATCAAGAAGCTGTTGGATAGATTTTATGCAACGAAGGATGCAAACACTCGGTTCACACCAACTAACCTTGTAATGAGTTTGTATTTTGTCCAagtcattttttctttcctatacGCCTTCATTTTTATATGTGCTCTCTTTGTATTTTGGAGCATtactctcttttcattttcttgatgCAAATGTTGGTAtcctttttgaaaaattaatgtgATTGATCAGATGCTATCAACACTACCATTAATGCACGAGCTGataaaaattgttgttatatatgttgTTATTATCATCTCAtagaaacaactttcattgaggaAAAAATACTACAAGggtcaaagaagaaaaaaaaaaagccatcTCTGGCGTGTTCCTGTATTGCTCGTAGGAAGATTAAGCTGATAGATTCTACTATGCAAATGAGGTTTTGCatatttgtgtatttataCAGATTTGCTACTACTTGTCTGTAAAGAGATGgtgcatttatttattaactttccattttttaaataatttataagcAGTTCTCCAATGCTCACCGTAGATTATTGGCAGAATCAAATGACATAAACTCCACAAATATGGAAAGAAACCATCTTATGGTgcccttttattttatcatttgacTTAACCATATTATTGAGGAAAAAGTTGGGGGAGAAGTTGATGTTTGGTAGAGTccaatttgttaattttcatGAGTTTCTATATACGGTTGTTTTAAgatctttattaatttcttattttgttggattAGATTTCTTTCAGTATATTTGAGGAGCTTTTGAATAACTTTATGGTTTACTTTCTGTCCCTACaatcatttagttttttcgatttcttctaaaaatttacaattctTTCAGGGTAAGGCTCTGGTTATGGGATATGACGACATGGGGtgagtatttttctttagagTATTATGTAGATACCAGTTTAAACAAACACCTTTCATCGTATAGAAGTTCACATGAAATGGACTTTGCTACCCTCAGAGAGAAATCATAGTAGCCTAGTAGCTtgtcatatataaattttctgCAGAAAATAAGATGATTATTTCTAACTATGTTCTGTTAGTTTTGGTTGAAATctcaatataattaaatttaccataatcctttagcttaaacttttgggACAAAGAACACCATCAGTTGTTTTGGCTCAAAAACAACGCATCATAGAGAAATTATATCCTTCTTTATACGAATCATTCGTGGGATTTTCTCATCTGAATATCTATCTTCATTGGGGTGCTTTTGTATATCCTTCCTATAGCTTGATTTTGCCCTATTTATGTATTGTCTTTTTCTCCTCCAGAAAACAAATCTTTTCTCTCATCAATTGCCTTTCTTTATAGGTCGGTGATTCTAGTTCtgaactgttttctttttttattctcttttttctagGTATAATCTGTGGAAGCCAAACCTTAGAGCAATCATGGAGCATGAGATGAAAGCAGTTAGTGAGGGCACTAAGCGAAAAGATGAAGTGTTGGCTTCATGCTTGCAGCAGATGAAAACTTGCTTCTTAGATGTAagaattaattgttttttattttttatttttttatatccgTGAGTGTTCAGGCTAGCTAATGCGCACTACGATTAATTGTGCTTACAAGTTTTTgtcatgaatttaatttttgatttTGTCTCCACCTTATGAATGAAACTTGCACAGAATTGGTTTTAGTTGTGAAACTAAGCACATTTGTGACGAATCAAAGtgccaaaataaaatttcaaggtATATTGCCACATCCTTGTCATTTCCTTTTTTCGCTAAAATGTTCATCGACTCGTATAGC of the Cucumis sativus cultivar 9930 chromosome 3, Cucumber_9930_V3, whole genome shotgun sequence genome contains:
- the LOC101209351 gene encoding DNA topoisomerase 3-alpha isoform X1 → MSGGRSITVLNVAEKPSVAKSVATILSRNQGLRVRDGRSRYNKIFEFNYAIRGQSCNMIVTSVTGHLMELAFEERYRKWHSCDPVQLFHAPVHKFVPEDKLDIKRTLEQESRRAQWLVLWLDCDREGENIAFEVVEVCTAVNHHLNIKRAHFSALIERDIHDAVQNLVQPNKWFADAVDARQEIDLRIGASFTRFQTLLLKDAFNIDSVTDDRNIVLSYGPCQFPTLGFVVERYWEIQSHEPEEFWTINCSHNSDDGISTFSWTRGNLFDYTCAVVFYEMCVQESTATVVNVRRQETLKYPPHPLNTIELEKRASRYFRMSSEHTMKVAEDLYQAGFISYPRTETDCFSQRTDLHGIVREQQEHQIWGAYAQRLLDPESRLWRNPSGGGHDDKAHPPIHPTKFSAGERGWSQDHHRLYELVVRHFLACVSQPAVGAVTTVEIDIAGELFSTSGRMILARNYLDVYRFESWGGSTIPTYVSGQQFVPTTLTLDSGVTRPPPLLSEADLLSCMDKEGIGTDATMHDHIKKLLDRFYATKDANTRFTPTNLGKALVMGYDDMGYNLWKPNLRAIMEHEMKAVSEGTKRKDEVLASCLQQMKTCFLDARVNKQKLLEAMEVFFERSNGSGGDENRAVGEVVQLCGLCQDSDMVLKRNRDGNYMVGCLAFPQCRNVVWLPGSIAEATVTSDRCTLCTPGPVYLIQFKFRQLEIPPNYNANHLGCVGGCDDILRQLTEICGTGSRVSARGRGTSSSNVQRDNPGQSVCIFCQQVGHSSNDCPSQSVGSRSAQRRQSGESSVSCSSCGSPCVLRTANTANNRGRKFYKCQSQECNFFVWEDNVDNGNGGNSVQRSNVRSSGSAPSNLNPGQNTGRGRGRGRGRGRDRDRDRGQGQIAATFVSATGEPISDRRCFVCGDPSHFANVCPNRGA
- the LOC101209351 gene encoding DNA topoisomerase 3-alpha isoform X2; the encoded protein is MLFKILSNQINGLLMQLMLDKFQTLLLKDAFNIDSVTDDRNIVLSYGPCQFPTLGFVVERYWEIQSHEPEEFWTINCSHNSDDGISTFSWTRGNLFDYTCAVVFYEMCVQESTATVVNVRRQETLKYPPHPLNTIELEKRASRYFRMSSEHTMKVAEDLYQAGFISYPRTETDCFSQRTDLHGIVREQQEHQIWGAYAQRLLDPESRLWRNPSGGGHDDKAHPPIHPTKFSAGERGWSQDHHRLYELVVRHFLACVSQPAVGAVTTVEIDIAGELFSTSGRMILARNYLDVYRFESWGGSTIPTYVSGQQFVPTTLTLDSGVTRPPPLLSEADLLSCMDKEGIGTDATMHDHIKKLLDRFYATKDANTRFTPTNLGKALVMGYDDMGYNLWKPNLRAIMEHEMKAVSEGTKRKDEVLASCLQQMKTCFLDARVNKQKLLEAMEVFFERSNGSGGDENRAVGEVVQLCGLCQDSDMVLKRNRDGNYMVGCLAFPQCRNVVWLPGSIAEATVTSDRCTLCTPGPVYLIQFKFRQLEIPPNYNANHLGCVGGCDDILRQLTEICGTGSRVSARGRGTSSSNVQRDNPGQSVCIFCQQVGHSSNDCPSQSVGSRSAQRRQSGESSVSCSSCGSPCVLRTANTANNRGRKFYKCQSQECNFFVWEDNVDNGNGGNSVQRSNVRSSGSAPSNLNPGQNTGRGRGRGRGRGRDRDRDRGQGQIAATFVSATGEPISDRRCFVCGDPSHFANVCPNRGA
- the LOC105434988 gene encoding uncharacterized protein LOC105434988; translation: MGKFVELLDVGVRMAARFHSHCPQTARLYYHPPSDHDSDGHHHHHHYLHQIFQAYDGGHSTELVTAYGMKTVAMDGSFDAENVFHSADF
- the LOC101209102 gene encoding pentatricopeptide repeat-containing protein At4g21065: MAEIGDECNGSLNPTLKQNFSKSPYLKTVEELEEEERFAFLVQKCPNMRVLRQLHAHILTRPLPLSSFAFALSKIVAFCALSPFGNINYARSVFAQIPHPNIFSWNSLIKGYSQIHTLSKEPIFLFKKLTETGYPVPNSFTLAFVLKACAIVTAFGEGLQVHSHVLKDGFGSSLFVQTSLVNFYGKCEEIGFARKVFEEMPVRNLVAWTAMISGHARVGAVDEAMELFREMQKAGIQPDAMTLVSVVSACAVAGALDIGYWLHAYIEKYFVLTDLELSTALVDMYAKCGCIERAKQVFVHMPVKDTTAWSSMIMGFAYHGLAQDAIDAFQQMLETEVTFDDVGGFQVTPDHVTFLAVLSACAHGGLVSRGRRFWSLMLEFGIEPSVEHYGCKVDLLCRSGLVEEAYRITTTMKIPPNAATWRSLLMGCKKKKLLNLGEIVARYLLELEPLNAENFIMISNLYSSLSQWEKMSELRKVMKEKCIKPVPGCSSIEVDGVVHEFVMGDQSHPEVKMLREFMEEMSMRVRDSGYRPSISDVLHKVVDEEKECALSEHSERFAIAYGLLKTRAPIVIRVVKNLRVCVDCHEVIKIISKLYEREIIVRDRVRFHKFIKGTCSCKDFW